A single Sporosarcina sp. FSL W8-0480 DNA region contains:
- a CDS encoding DinB family protein: protein MYRKVEDFVEDWNASANGTLNVIKAITNDKLDQAIVEGHSTLGWLAWHLVGSAGFFGGLSGLKVEVPAHTETVPTDVTAIVAAYEKMMESMEKAIANLTDDSLTENVPAFGTEIPRGKLLRTFIDHQTHHRGQMTVLLRQANLTVPGVMGPTKEMQ from the coding sequence TTGTATCGTAAAGTTGAAGATTTCGTTGAAGATTGGAACGCATCAGCAAACGGAACACTGAATGTCATTAAGGCAATTACGAATGACAAATTAGATCAGGCAATCGTTGAGGGGCATAGTACTCTTGGCTGGTTGGCATGGCATTTAGTTGGATCAGCCGGTTTCTTTGGCGGCCTATCTGGACTAAAAGTCGAAGTACCTGCACATACGGAGACAGTCCCTACAGATGTGACAGCAATCGTTGCAGCTTATGAAAAAATGATGGAATCCATGGAGAAGGCAATTGCGAACCTTACAGATGACTCGTTGACTGAAAATGTTCCTGCATTCGGAACTGAAATCCCACGCGGTAAACTGTTGCGCACGTTCATCGATCACCAAACTCATCACCGCGGGCAAATGACTGTGTTGTTAAGACAAGCTAATTTGACGGTACCCGGTGTAATGGGACCGACTAAGGAAATGCAGTAA
- a CDS encoding FAD-dependent oxidoreductase, giving the protein MTNEELNGKLPEQPEPYWRTSVEFPTFPSLQEDIEVDVIVVGAGITGITSAYLLTNEGLKVAMIEADKVLNGTTGHTTAKITAQHDLIYDEFIHNMGRNTARLYYEANMEALEFIEKTVEEKGIDCDFSRVDAYIYSVSDKYANKIQKEADAYARLQINGKLVDDFPFDIDVKNVLVMKDQAQFHVTKYLVRLLEMFKEKGGQVYEDTVAVNIETGEQPVVLTKKENRITAKHVLICTHFPFYEGTGLYSTRMYADRSYALAVKSKKEFPQGIFISADEPTRSLRSIKENGEELVLIVGENHKTGQSEVETMEHYKALEQFGEEVLGLEKITNRWSAQDLVTLDKLPYIGEITSGNPNILIATGFRKWGMSNGTAAALLFRDMVTGKENKFEKLYTPSRFYAHPSLKNFLVQNANVVGQLIKGKLDSPDRKPDELAKGEGAVVTLDGHRKGAYRDDDGKLHIVDTTCTHIGCEVEWNNGDKTWDCPCHGSRFKFTGEVIEGPAEKPLQKYDYTMMDNLTSEDSGY; this is encoded by the coding sequence ATGACTAATGAAGAACTAAATGGAAAACTCCCGGAGCAACCGGAGCCTTATTGGAGGACGAGTGTCGAGTTTCCGACCTTTCCAAGTTTACAGGAAGACATTGAAGTCGATGTTATTGTCGTTGGTGCAGGCATCACGGGGATTACGTCAGCCTATTTACTCACAAATGAAGGGCTGAAAGTCGCTATGATTGAAGCGGATAAAGTGTTGAACGGGACGACCGGGCACACGACAGCTAAGATTACAGCACAGCATGATCTGATTTATGATGAATTCATTCATAATATGGGTAGGAATACTGCGAGATTATATTATGAAGCAAATATGGAAGCCTTGGAATTCATCGAAAAAACAGTTGAAGAAAAGGGTATTGACTGTGATTTCTCAAGAGTGGATGCGTATATTTACTCAGTATCCGACAAGTATGCGAACAAAATTCAAAAAGAAGCAGATGCGTATGCAAGGCTTCAGATCAATGGCAAGTTAGTTGATGATTTCCCTTTTGATATTGATGTGAAAAATGTGTTAGTGATGAAGGATCAGGCGCAGTTCCATGTAACAAAATATCTTGTTCGACTCCTTGAAATGTTTAAGGAGAAAGGTGGTCAAGTTTATGAGGATACTGTCGCTGTCAATATTGAAACTGGGGAGCAGCCGGTTGTTTTAACGAAAAAAGAGAATCGGATAACCGCGAAGCATGTACTGATCTGCACGCATTTTCCGTTTTATGAAGGAACCGGTCTTTATTCCACACGGATGTATGCTGACCGTTCCTATGCTCTTGCGGTTAAGTCAAAAAAGGAGTTCCCACAAGGTATTTTCATTAGCGCGGATGAGCCGACCCGCTCACTTCGGTCCATTAAAGAAAATGGTGAAGAATTGGTACTCATCGTCGGTGAAAATCATAAAACCGGTCAAAGTGAAGTGGAGACTATGGAGCATTACAAGGCATTGGAGCAATTCGGCGAAGAGGTCTTGGGGCTTGAGAAGATAACGAACCGGTGGTCGGCTCAAGATTTGGTTACATTGGATAAACTGCCTTATATCGGTGAGATAACATCTGGAAATCCGAATATCCTGATCGCAACAGGTTTCAGAAAATGGGGTATGTCGAACGGAACTGCGGCTGCATTGCTCTTTAGGGATATGGTGACAGGGAAGGAAAATAAGTTCGAGAAGCTGTATACGCCATCCCGCTTTTATGCACACCCAAGTTTGAAGAATTTCCTCGTTCAAAATGCAAATGTTGTTGGACAATTAATCAAAGGGAAACTGGATTCGCCGGATAGAAAACCTGATGAATTGGCAAAAGGAGAAGGCGCAGTCGTAACCCTTGATGGTCATCGTAAAGGTGCATATCGGGATGATGACGGGAAGCTCCATATTGTCGATACGACTTGCACGCATATAGGATGTGAAGTCGAATGGAATAACGGCGACAAGACGTGGGACTGCCCATGTCATGGATCGAGATTCAAATTTACTGGTGAAGTGATTGAGGGTCCTGCTGAAAAACCATTGCAGAAATATGATTATACAATGATGGATAACTTGACCTCGGAAGACTCGGGGTATTAA
- a CDS encoding SRPBCC family protein, whose amino-acid sequence MMNMNVTSKMKIYKPVDIVFEAIVDPEEMGGYWFSSGTSRVEQGKTITWRYEEYGAEGYIHVLSVEENRKIIFNWADTTVEMTFQEEDGGTLLEVTESGFNVDDPDVVSKMLGQKEGWVYMLSCLKAYLENGITTLRASMVH is encoded by the coding sequence ATGATGAATATGAATGTGACTTCAAAAATGAAGATCTATAAACCGGTGGATATAGTATTTGAGGCAATTGTAGACCCAGAGGAGATGGGCGGTTATTGGTTTTCTTCAGGAACAAGCAGGGTTGAACAAGGTAAGACAATAACTTGGAGGTACGAGGAATATGGTGCTGAAGGGTATATCCATGTATTGAGTGTTGAGGAAAACAGGAAAATCATTTTCAATTGGGCGGATACGACGGTCGAAATGACATTCCAAGAGGAGGATGGAGGCACACTTCTTGAAGTGACTGAATCCGGGTTTAATGTAGATGATCCAGATGTTGTCAGCAAAATGTTAGGGCAAAAAGAAGGCTGGGTGTATATGCTATCTTGCCTGAAAGCGTATTTGGAGAACGGAATTACTACGTTGAGGGCATCGATGGTTCATTGA
- a CDS encoding serine hydrolase domain-containing protein, with protein MNGIISMELFEKHAEGYVDKHFIPGAMIGVSKNGQKTYEKGFGFRNVAKGLPVTGDTVFGIASMTKSFTSAGIMKLQEEGKLSVHDRIVDYLPELGKPGTQVEQVTLHHLMTHTAGYPPLATHVYARKNSIEQDPSAKDYGLDLLNNPGPHIETYDEMLAFMANDDFEWLGEPGRFYSYSNDSYGLLGVIISRVSGQPYEKFIEETILKPAGMKNSFFDMELLDEKEDVTTLYMKAKDGSHVYEAPLWWDAPSMRSVGYLKSTANDILRYLEMYWNEGVVGGTRILSKESIEQMIYPHVEYEPNRCYGYGLRIIPDYFGSTLISHGGGLKGVSSYMCAIVEKRKAGVILTNVSDVPAGDLLMNVMNITEGRELTASTETVEVQDIGMDELRKFVGSFISNEGMNVKVTLNEDRLRVESNEVSRTLKCIGENIFIDEDESDGILQFIEDANGEIERIVYGGRHIMKAKSIGPYS; from the coding sequence ATGAATGGGATCATTTCAATGGAATTGTTTGAAAAGCATGCGGAGGGGTATGTGGATAAGCATTTTATCCCGGGGGCGATGATTGGCGTCAGCAAGAATGGACAGAAGACTTATGAAAAAGGTTTTGGATTTCGGAATGTTGCGAAGGGGCTTCCAGTAACGGGGGATACAGTTTTTGGCATAGCGTCGATGACGAAGTCATTTACGAGTGCAGGAATTATGAAGCTTCAGGAAGAGGGAAAGTTATCGGTGCATGACCGAATCGTTGATTACCTTCCGGAGTTGGGGAAACCGGGAACGCAAGTGGAGCAGGTGACGCTTCATCATCTAATGACACACACAGCCGGCTATCCGCCGCTTGCGACACATGTATATGCACGTAAAAATAGTATTGAGCAGGATCCTTCAGCGAAGGATTATGGCTTGGATTTATTGAATAATCCGGGTCCGCATATCGAGACGTATGACGAGATGCTTGCATTCATGGCAAACGATGATTTTGAATGGTTAGGCGAACCCGGGAGGTTTTATAGCTATTCGAATGATTCATATGGGTTGCTTGGAGTGATTATAAGCAGGGTGAGTGGTCAGCCATACGAGAAATTTATAGAGGAAACGATCTTGAAGCCTGCGGGGATGAAGAACAGCTTCTTCGATATGGAATTATTGGATGAAAAAGAGGATGTAACAACTCTTTACATGAAAGCGAAAGATGGGTCACATGTTTACGAAGCACCGCTTTGGTGGGATGCGCCTTCGATGCGTTCAGTCGGTTATTTAAAGTCGACAGCGAATGATATTTTACGATACTTGGAAATGTATTGGAATGAAGGCGTCGTGGGTGGAACGCGGATTTTGTCTAAGGAGAGCATCGAGCAGATGATTTATCCGCATGTAGAGTACGAGCCTAACAGATGCTATGGCTATGGACTGCGAATCATTCCTGACTATTTTGGTTCCACGTTGATCAGCCATGGGGGCGGGTTGAAGGGTGTTTCCTCATACATGTGCGCAATTGTAGAAAAGAGGAAGGCGGGTGTCATTTTAACAAATGTCTCTGATGTGCCTGCCGGGGATTTACTGATGAATGTTATGAACATTACGGAGGGTCGGGAACTTACAGCCTCAACTGAAACAGTTGAAGTCCAAGATATTGGAATGGATGAACTTCGTAAATTTGTAGGCTCCTTTATTTCAAACGAAGGGATGAATGTGAAGGTGACACTGAATGAGGATCGGCTACGTGTCGAATCGAATGAAGTGAGCCGGACGTTAAAATGCATTGGGGAAAATATATTTATTGATGAAGATGAAAGTGACGGTATTTTGCAATTCATAGAAGACGCTAATGGCGAAATAGAAAGGATTGTATATGGCGGCAGGCATATAATGAAAGCCAAATCCATAGGACCGTACAGTTGA
- a CDS encoding YjcZ family sporulation protein, giving the protein MSKEACGTGNNYGWGYTLIVVLFILLIIVGASYWGGGYGGGYGGGYGGGYGYGYC; this is encoded by the coding sequence ATGTCGAAAGAAGCATGTGGAACAGGTAATAACTACGGATGGGGATACACTCTAATCGTTGTATTGTTCATCCTTTTGATCATTGTCGGAGCGTCGTATTGGGGCGGCGGCTATGGCGGCGGCTATGGCGGCGGCTATGGTGGCGGATACGGTTACGGTTACTGTTAA
- a CDS encoding nucleoside transporter C-terminal domain-containing protein yields MNFIIFIVALLVIFILAYIVSNGKKKIKVRPIITMVVLQLAFAFLLLNTEIGLLIIRGISSTFDKLLAFAAEGINFVFGGMANEGASPFFLNVLLPIVFVSALIGIAQYIKLLPLIIRFLGLLLSRINGLGKLESFNGVASAIFGQSEVFISVKKLLPNIPDHRLYTMCTSAMSTVSASILGAYMTMIDPKYVVTALVLNLFGGFIIANIINPYEVTPEEDNIETPEGRKQSFFEMLGEYILDGFKVAIVVGAMLIGFVALIGMVNGIFESAFGITFQVALGYVFAPFAFLVGIPASEVIQAGTIMATKLLTNEFVAMIDLGNISSSLSERTVGIISVFLVSFANFSSIGIISGAVKGLHEEKGNVVAKFGIKLLYGATLVSLLTAAITGIML; encoded by the coding sequence TTGAATTTCATCATCTTTATTGTGGCATTGCTTGTTATATTTATCCTTGCGTACATAGTGAGCAATGGCAAGAAAAAGATAAAGGTCAGGCCAATAATAACAATGGTTGTCCTGCAACTTGCGTTTGCTTTTCTTCTGCTGAATACCGAAATTGGATTATTAATCATCCGAGGGATCTCCAGCACCTTCGATAAACTTTTGGCTTTTGCTGCTGAAGGGATCAATTTTGTTTTCGGTGGAATGGCAAATGAAGGGGCGAGTCCCTTCTTCTTGAACGTTCTATTGCCAATTGTCTTTGTATCCGCGCTCATCGGTATAGCGCAATACATTAAACTATTGCCACTCATCATCCGCTTCCTTGGGTTGCTATTAAGCAGGATCAACGGACTTGGAAAGTTGGAGTCATTCAACGGGGTAGCCTCTGCAATATTTGGGCAATCCGAAGTATTTATTTCTGTTAAAAAACTGTTGCCAAACATACCTGACCACCGTCTATATACAATGTGTACATCTGCCATGTCTACCGTTTCAGCATCAATCCTTGGTGCATATATGACGATGATTGACCCGAAGTATGTTGTTACTGCACTCGTCTTGAACTTATTCGGTGGGTTCATCATCGCGAATATTATTAACCCATATGAAGTCACTCCTGAAGAGGACAATATTGAAACCCCTGAAGGAAGAAAACAGTCCTTCTTCGAAATGTTAGGGGAATATATTCTTGACGGCTTTAAAGTGGCAATCGTTGTTGGAGCAATGCTTATCGGATTCGTAGCCTTGATCGGCATGGTGAACGGAATCTTTGAAAGTGCATTCGGTATCACTTTCCAAGTAGCACTTGGATACGTTTTTGCACCATTCGCGTTCCTTGTCGGTATCCCGGCTTCCGAAGTGATCCAAGCGGGAACAATCATGGCAACTAAATTACTGACGAACGAGTTCGTCGCGATGATTGACTTAGGCAATATCTCTTCCTCCCTTTCTGAAAGGACAGTAGGAATCATTTCCGTATTCCTTGTCTCCTTTGCTAACTTTTCGTCTATTGGAATTATCTCCGGAGCGGTGAAAGGATTGCATGAAGAGAAAGGGAATGTCGTCGCGAAATTCGGTATCAAGCTGCTGTACGGCGCGACATTAGTCAGCCTATTGACAGCTGCCATAACAGGAATCATGTTGTGA
- a CDS encoding LLM class flavin-dependent oxidoreductase, protein MINPTAKKFNGTPLSILDLALINEGSTAGQSFKNSVDLAQHAEKWGFNRFWLAEHHNMPGVASSATSVIIGHVAGATETIRVGSGGVMLPNHAPLVIAEQFGTLETMYPGRIDLGLGRAPGSDQATAYALRRTLNSSGNEFPQQLAELRQFFEYDPSARVRAIPGEGLNIPIWLLGSSDFSARLAADLGLPFSFASHFAPQYLMHALQLYHQLFRPSKTLQEPYVMLGVNIIAAETDEEAQYLATSYQQQFLNIRRGVSSKLQPPVDNPDTFFSEFERNAIEELLEWPSTIVGSPETVIRKLTAFIEATKANELIISSGIYNHEKRLRSYELVADMMK, encoded by the coding sequence TTGATCAATCCTACTGCAAAAAAATTTAACGGTACCCCACTTTCAATTCTTGATCTCGCGCTGATCAATGAGGGAAGTACTGCGGGTCAATCTTTTAAAAATAGTGTAGACCTTGCCCAGCATGCGGAAAAATGGGGATTTAACCGCTTCTGGCTCGCTGAACACCATAATATGCCGGGCGTTGCCAGTTCCGCAACATCAGTCATCATCGGACATGTTGCAGGTGCTACTGAGACTATCCGTGTAGGTTCAGGCGGAGTCATGCTGCCAAATCACGCCCCACTTGTCATTGCGGAACAGTTTGGGACGCTTGAAACAATGTATCCGGGAAGAATTGACCTTGGTCTTGGGCGTGCACCGGGTAGCGATCAAGCAACGGCTTACGCATTACGAAGAACATTAAATAGTAGCGGCAATGAGTTCCCGCAGCAGTTGGCCGAGTTGCGCCAGTTTTTCGAGTATGACCCATCTGCCCGTGTACGTGCTATTCCAGGCGAAGGACTAAATATTCCAATCTGGCTCCTTGGATCAAGTGACTTCAGTGCACGGCTTGCTGCAGATTTAGGTCTTCCGTTTTCATTTGCAAGCCATTTTGCACCTCAATATTTAATGCATGCCTTGCAGCTCTATCATCAGCTTTTCCGTCCATCCAAAACACTTCAAGAGCCGTACGTAATGCTTGGCGTCAACATCATCGCCGCTGAAACTGATGAAGAGGCACAATACTTGGCGACATCTTATCAACAACAGTTCTTGAATATCCGAAGAGGCGTTTCATCTAAACTACAGCCGCCAGTCGATAACCCGGATACATTCTTCTCGGAATTTGAGAGGAATGCAATCGAAGAGCTATTAGAATGGCCATCGACAATCGTCGGAAGTCCCGAAACAGTCATTCGGAAGCTGACTGCATTCATCGAAGCTACAAAAGCAAATGAACTCATTATTAGTTCAGGAATCTACAATCACGAAAAGCGCCTCCGTTCCTATGAACTTGTCGCCGACATGATGAAGTAA
- a CDS encoding spore germination protein GerW family protein yields the protein MMLKELEQAVEKQKEYVESPKENVETPVATLFKKFAKHRDVTLVYGDPIEVGLTKVIPVAKVRYGFGGGGDGAGNNGGGGGFQINPVGVYEITPERVVFKSTRSKLTVVLTLLTCGLFLLIGRNMGKSKKH from the coding sequence ATGATGTTAAAGGAGTTAGAACAGGCTGTTGAAAAGCAAAAAGAGTATGTTGAATCTCCCAAGGAGAACGTTGAGACGCCAGTAGCGACGTTGTTCAAAAAGTTTGCAAAACATAGGGATGTCACACTTGTGTATGGGGATCCGATTGAAGTCGGATTAACAAAAGTCATCCCTGTCGCGAAGGTCAGGTACGGTTTCGGTGGAGGTGGAGATGGTGCTGGAAATAATGGCGGCGGTGGTGGATTCCAGATTAACCCTGTCGGCGTCTATGAAATTACACCAGAGCGCGTGGTGTTCAAATCAACTCGCAGCAAGCTAACAGTTGTTTTGACTTTATTGACATGTGGTCTATTTTTGCTGATTGGAAGAAATATGGGGAAATCCAAAAAGCATTGA
- a CDS encoding sulfate adenylyltransferase: MLNITENKFVNYPQQPHGGKLVDKVLLGQEREDELVRAKQLPSIMVDLEAVITLEMIATGVLSPNEGFMNEIDYKSVLENGRLSDGTIWPVPLSFAPTGNRNSEIIKSLSVGDEVTLTDESNEPVAILKIEDIFAYDKDYRAAHLFGTTDRNHPGVDAIYRRMGNVALGGEIRLLNRVDWGPFEKLRLEPKDTWHEFYEVKKFRSTAGFITGANPLHRGHEYIHKNALEEIDGLLLQPLVEMAKREYTRHEFRMLSYRAVLDTYYPKGRSILAPLRVTYIFAGPRETVLHALIMKNYGCTHALIGRDHAGIGDYYDKYASHSIFDQFKPEELGIEVRLFHEVFYCTRCDTPATAQSCPHDEKFRINISGTGIREMLRHGIMPPKEIVRPESARIAIQGVQPKGLDEFESSITPVGKTIKSMFPFYLNRTRLGGMKRKTPLTVEELTNFDLEAANLDVRSNADRIYREIFEEYSSIGDSNRNMQPEWVMDARETLRIQQEMVIDDLKMKVKQAPVTASDEFMYQDKVEAERELEVAEKILDDIPKALRADDFDYRTWNALPYKRYRGSDEPSE; the protein is encoded by the coding sequence ATGTTGAATATCACTGAAAACAAATTTGTGAATTATCCACAACAGCCTCATGGCGGTAAATTGGTCGATAAGGTGTTATTGGGTCAAGAAAGAGAAGACGAACTTGTAAGGGCAAAGCAGCTCCCGTCAATTATGGTGGATCTTGAGGCGGTCATAACGCTTGAGATGATTGCGACGGGGGTTCTTTCGCCGAACGAAGGCTTCATGAATGAAATAGATTATAAGTCCGTTTTGGAAAATGGACGTCTATCGGATGGAACGATCTGGCCGGTTCCACTCAGTTTCGCACCCACGGGCAACCGGAACAGCGAAATCATCAAGTCACTTTCCGTGGGGGATGAAGTGACACTAACAGACGAGTCTAATGAACCGGTGGCAATTCTTAAAATCGAAGATATCTTTGCATATGACAAAGACTATCGTGCCGCTCATTTATTTGGCACAACAGATCGCAATCATCCCGGAGTTGACGCGATTTATAGAAGGATGGGGAATGTTGCATTAGGTGGAGAGATCCGTTTGCTAAACCGTGTCGATTGGGGGCCGTTTGAAAAGCTGCGATTGGAACCGAAAGACACTTGGCATGAATTTTATGAAGTGAAAAAGTTTCGCTCTACAGCTGGCTTTATAACAGGGGCGAATCCATTGCACCGAGGCCATGAATATATCCATAAGAATGCTTTGGAAGAAATTGACGGATTGCTTTTGCAACCTTTAGTCGAGATGGCGAAACGCGAGTATACACGCCATGAATTCCGAATGCTTTCGTATCGCGCGGTATTGGATACATATTATCCAAAAGGTCGTTCAATCTTAGCGCCACTCCGTGTGACATATATCTTCGCGGGTCCCCGTGAAACCGTGCTGCACGCTTTGATAATGAAAAATTACGGCTGCACACATGCGCTTATAGGTCGTGACCATGCCGGAATTGGAGATTATTACGATAAATACGCAAGCCATAGCATTTTCGATCAGTTCAAGCCTGAAGAACTTGGAATTGAGGTTAGGTTGTTCCACGAAGTCTTTTATTGCACACGTTGCGACACTCCTGCAACGGCGCAATCTTGCCCGCATGATGAAAAATTTCGGATCAATATTTCCGGCACAGGCATTCGGGAAATGCTTCGTCATGGAATTATGCCACCTAAAGAAATTGTGCGGCCGGAATCCGCAAGAATTGCTATTCAGGGCGTTCAGCCGAAAGGACTTGATGAATTCGAGAGCTCCATAACACCCGTCGGAAAGACGATTAAAAGCATGTTTCCATTCTATCTCAATCGAACGAGACTTGGCGGCATGAAACGAAAAACACCTTTGACAGTAGAAGAGCTGACAAATTTCGACCTCGAGGCTGCAAATTTAGACGTCCGTTCGAATGCAGATAGAATTTATCGTGAGATTTTCGAAGAATATAGCAGCATAGGCGATTCGAATCGAAATATGCAACCGGAGTGGGTGATGGATGCCCGCGAAACATTGCGTATCCAACAGGAAATGGTCATCGATGATCTTAAGATGAAGGTGAAACAAGCACCTGTAACGGCGTCAGACGAATTTATGTACCAGGACAAGGTAGAAGCGGAACGAGAGCTTGAAGTTGCCGAAAAAATCCTTGACGATATCCCGAAAGCACTTCGGGCGGATGATTTTGATTACCGTACTTGGAATGCACTGCCTTATAAACGATACCGGGGCAGTGACGAGCCTTCGGAATAA